The following are encoded in a window of Zymoseptoria tritici IPO323 chromosome 4, whole genome shotgun sequence genomic DNA:
- a CDS encoding guanine nucleotide-binding protein subunit beta-like protein, translated as MAEQLVLRGTLEGHSGWVTSLATSLENPNMLLSGSRDKTLIIWNLTRDDTSYGFAKRSLHGHSHIVSDCVISSDGAYALSSSWDKTLRLWELSTGQTTRRFVGHTNDVLSVSFSADNRQIVSGSRDRTIKLWNTLGDCKYTITDKGHTEWVSCVRFSPNPQNPVIVSAGWDKFVKVWELSTCRLQTDHTGHTGYINTVTISPDGSLCASGGKDGTTMLWDLNESKHLYSLSAGDEIHALVFSPNRYWLCAATAKEIVIFDLEKKSKVDELRPEFLEAGGKARDPECVSLAWSADGQTLFAGYTDNKIRAWGVMSRA; from the exons ATGGCTGAGCAACTCGTACTCCGCGGTACCCTTGAGGGCCACTCCGGCTGGGTCACCAGCTTGGCTACCTCGCTCGAGAA CCCCAACATGCTCCTGTCCGGATCTCGTGACAAGACCTTGATCATCTGGAACCTCACCCGCGATGACACCAGCTACGGCTTCGCAAAGCGGTCCCTCCACGGACACTCTCACATTGTCTCCGACTGTGTGATCTCCTCCGACGGTGCCTACGCTCTCTCCTCGTCCTGGGACAAGACCCTGCGCCTGTGGGAGCTCTCCACCGGTCAGACCACCCGTCGTTTCGTCGGACACACCAACGATgttctctccgtctccttctcggccgacaACCGCCAGATCGTCTCCGGCTCGCGTGACCGCACCATCAAGCTCTGGAACACCCTCGGTGACTGCAAGTACACCATCACCGACAAGGGCCACACTGAGTGGGTCTCGTGCGTGCGCTTCTCGCCAAACCCTCAGAACCCAGTCATCGTCTCCGCTGGTTGGGACAAGTTCGTCAAG GTCTGGGAACTCTCCACCTGCCGCCTTCAGACCGACCACACCGGCCACACCGGTTACATCAACACCGTCACCATCTCCCCAGATGGCTCACTCTGCGCTTCCGGTGGCAAGGACGGTACCACCATGCTTTGGGATCTCAACGAGTCCAAGCACCTCTACTCTCTCAGCGCCGGTGACGAGATCCACGCCCTTGTCTTCTCGCCCAACCGCTACTGGTTGTGCGCTGCCACCGCCAAGGAGATTGTCATCTTCGATCttgagaagaagagcaaggttGACGAGCTCCGCCCTGAGTTCCTCGAGGCCGGCGGCAAGGCCCGTGACCCAGAGTGTGTTTCCCTCGCCTGGTCCGCCGACGGCCAGACCCTGTTCGCTGGATACACCGACAACAAGATCCGCGCTTGGGGTGTCATGTCTCGCGCTTAG